In Scyliorhinus canicula chromosome 27, sScyCan1.1, whole genome shotgun sequence, the following proteins share a genomic window:
- the med29 gene encoding mediator of RNA polymerase II transcription subunit 29, whose protein sequence is MAAPLNQQQQQLAAQAQAQSQQLVQAQQLAAAQAQAGQPALPQQQQQAQQQDDPVAKFKLLIPQLKDSLQNLMRIAALNLSQNTTIDNGQKSNDTALQRFDKSLEEFYALCDQVELCLRLAFECLSQSIDSSKHSPNLVPTATKPDTVQTESQSYTQYLSMIKSQISCAKDIHNALLECSKRIASKGQI, encoded by the exons atggcggcgccgctcaaccagcagcaacaacagctggcggcccaggcccaggcccagTCCCAACAGCTGGTTCAGGCCCAGCAGCTGGCCGCAGCCCAGGCCCAGGCCGGTCAGCCGGCGCtcccgcagcagcagcaacaggcccAGCAACAGGACGACCCAGTGGCCAAATTCAAACTACTGATCCCTCAGCTGAAGGACTCTCTGCAG AACCTCATGAGGATTGCAGCGCTGAACTTGTCCCAGAATACAACCATAGACAACGGACA GAAGAGCAACGACACAGCGCTGCAGCGATTCGATAAGAGCTTGGAGGAGTTTTACGCCCTCTGTGACCAGGTGGAGCTGTGCCTG AGGCTGGCGTTTGAGTGCCTTTCCCAGAGCATCGACAGTTCCAAACACTCGCCTAACCTGGTTCCCACTGCAACCAAGCCGGACACGGTGCAGACAGAGAGCCAGTCATACACTCAGTACCTGAGTATGATCAAGTCGCAGATCTCCTGTGCCAAGGACATTCACAACGCCCTCCTGGAGTGCTCAAAGAGGATTGCCAGCAAGGGGCAGATTTGA